In Ostrea edulis chromosome 4, xbOstEdul1.1, whole genome shotgun sequence, a single window of DNA contains:
- the LOC125671777 gene encoding cytochrome P450 3A9-like, with product MILFILTGVIITIALYQYFVQHFKTFSRLGIPGPKPTFLLGNLPEILKKGQLQAIIDWRSEYGKVFGYFEGYTPVLSVSDPDLLKEVLVKDFENFQARKPFPLAPRKSLGLFLENGHQWKRSRTLLTPAFSAGKLKQMFGIMNECTDHLLENLKKKTHACKVIDIYDLYQCLTLDVIGRCAFGLRTNAQEDNEDPFLINVRSLFNRLSKTMILPAVLLVPFLQYFVFALKNIVVLFGMNPVVWIRTKMREIIQIRKDMGANASTFDLVQQMLFSKAKDGSSAFSEREIVAQSMTFLLAGYETTSTVLAFLSHLLAHNQPVQKKLAEEIDDIIGEMDVNYENVKDLPYFDMVFDEVCRLYPTASLIVTRQAKQTATYSGITIPAGMNIQADVWGLHHDEEFWEQPTVFNPDRFRKENKQQIKPYSFLPFGAGPRSCIGSRFAMLETKIAMVRVLRQFSFLPCDASKDIELECRGAIVPKNGINVLVESRDRSRKISRYS from the exons ATGATACTTTTTATTTTGACTGGAGTTATCATAACTATTGCTCTGTACCA ATATTTTGTCCAACacttcaaaacattttcaagaCTAGGAATTCCTGGACCAAAACCGACTTTCCTCCTCGGCAATCTTCCGGAAATTCTGAAAAAG GGACAGTTGCAAGCCATCATTGATTGGAGAAGTGAATACGGCAAGGTATTCGG ATACTTTGAGGGATATACGCCAGTTCTCTCCGTCAGTGATCCGGACCTGTTGAAGGAAGTTTTAGTGAAAGACTTCGAGAACTTCCAAGCTAGAAAG CCTTTTCCTCTGGCTCCAAGAAAAAGTTTAGGATTGTTCTTAGAAAACGGTCACCAGTGGAAGCGCAGCCGAACCTTGCTGACCCCCGCTTTTAGTGCTGGAAAACTGAAACAGATGTTTGGAATAATGAATGAATGCACGGACCACTTACTGGAGAATCTTAAAAAGAAAACACATGCTTGCAAAGTCATAGATATCTACGA tctTTACCAGTGCTTGACGTTGGATGTCATTGGGCGATGTGCGTTTGGATTGCGTACAAATGCTCAGGAAGACAACGAGGACCCATTTTTGATAAATGTAAGGAGTCTGTTCAACCGCCTCAGCAAAACCATGATCCTCCCAGCAGTCC tGCTTGTTCCCTTCCTTCAGTATTTCGTTTTTGCTCTGAAGAATATCGTTGTTCTGTTCGGAATGAACCCAGTAGTGTGGATACGGACGAAaatgagggagataattcagATCAGAAAGGACATGGGG GCAAATGCAAGTACCTTTGATTTAGTTCAGCAAATGCTCTTCTCGAAAGCTAAGGACGGAAGTAGCGCCTTCAGCGAGAGGGAAATCGTAGCGCAAAGCATGACTTTTCTTCTGGCGGGATACGAAACTACCAGCACGGTCCTAGCTTTCCTAAGTCACTTATTGGCCCACAACCAACCTGTTCAAAAGAAGCTGGCGGAAGAAATTGATGACATTATTGGGGAG ATGGATGTAAactatgaaaatgtgaaagacCTTCCCTACTTTGACATGGTTTTTGATGAAGTTTGCCGACTCTATCCAACAGCATCATT aaTTGTGACCAGACAAGCCAAACAAACGGCGACCTACAGTGGAATCACTATTCCTGCTGGAATGAACATTCAAGCGGATGTTTGGGGTTTGCACCATGACGAGGAATTCTGGGAACAGCCCACTGTTTTCAACCCAGATAG gttcagaaaagaaaacaaacaacaaatcaagCCCTATTCATTCTTGCCATTCGGCGCCGGTCCCAGAAGTTGTATCGGCTCCCGATTCGCGATGTTGGAAACCAAGATAGCCATGGTGCGCGTTCTGAGGCAGTTTTCATTTCTACCCTGCGATGCATCCAAAGATATTGAGCTAGAATGTCGCGGTGCAATTGTTCCGAAAAACGGAATCAACGTTTTAGTCGAGAGCCGGGATAGATCGAGGAAAATTTCCCGGTACAGTTGA